In one Spirochaetota bacterium genomic region, the following are encoded:
- a CDS encoding ABC transporter permease — MNLYEFFIGFRYLKAKKSQGFISFNTVLSMFIVFLGVFILIVVISVMTGFQSQIKDKILDVDSHITVAPYGIDGGDGIPNYNAVMKRIGTVKGVKSAIPYLQGQGLLRFRTFIAPVLVRGMGSVEAMPPDVTKFITEGKKKLDAIDEVYIGTEMAMNYAVKIGDVIEVIVPKGRLAATTGLTPGIGSFRVAGFFKTGYYDFDTRLIIMSLPMCQALYEMGDVVYGIGVKVDDIYRLDELARRLQNVVSFEYQVLTAEQRNQNLFYALKLEKLIMTIILFLVIIASGFTIMGTLVMVVMEKRRAIGVLKSMGARPISIMVIFVMEGFLIGFIGSLVGVLCGLATSLNLESIVRWIEGVINGLMAWIYKVFDIGMWFDISLVPQNVYYIDTIPTQIKPEFVVMIAAFAVFLSTVAAIFPSWQASRMRPVETIRYE; from the coding sequence ATGAACTTATACGAATTTTTTATCGGATTCAGATACCTCAAGGCGAAAAAGAGCCAGGGATTCATCTCCTTCAATACGGTGCTTTCCATGTTTATCGTATTCCTGGGGGTGTTCATCCTTATTGTAGTGATATCGGTCATGACCGGTTTCCAGAGCCAGATCAAGGACAAGATCCTGGACGTCGATTCGCACATCACGGTGGCCCCGTACGGCATAGACGGGGGCGACGGTATCCCCAACTACAACGCCGTCATGAAGCGTATCGGTACCGTCAAGGGGGTCAAATCGGCCATTCCCTACCTCCAGGGACAGGGCCTGCTGCGCTTTCGCACCTTCATAGCGCCTGTGCTCGTACGGGGAATGGGTTCCGTGGAGGCCATGCCCCCCGATGTGACCAAGTTCATCACCGAGGGCAAGAAGAAGCTCGACGCGATCGACGAGGTCTATATCGGCACCGAAATGGCCATGAATTACGCGGTGAAGATAGGTGACGTGATCGAGGTGATCGTTCCCAAGGGGAGGCTCGCGGCCACGACGGGGCTCACCCCCGGGATCGGGAGCTTTCGGGTGGCGGGTTTCTTCAAGACCGGATACTACGATTTCGATACCAGGCTCATCATCATGTCGCTGCCCATGTGCCAGGCCCTCTACGAGATGGGCGACGTGGTCTACGGGATCGGGGTCAAGGTTGACGACATCTACCGCCTTGACGAGCTCGCGCGCCGCCTCCAGAACGTCGTGAGCTTCGAATACCAGGTGCTCACGGCGGAGCAGCGCAACCAGAACCTCTTTTACGCGCTCAAGCTCGAAAAGCTCATTATGACCATTATTCTTTTTCTTGTCATCATCGCGTCGGGATTCACCATAATGGGCACGCTCGTGATGGTGGTCATGGAGAAGCGCAGGGCCATCGGGGTGCTCAAATCCATGGGCGCCAGGCCCATCTCCATCATGGTCATTTTCGTGATGGAGGGTTTTCTCATTGGTTTCATAGGCTCGCTCGTGGGCGTCCTGTGCGGACTCGCGACCTCCCTCAACCTCGAGTCGATCGTCCGATGGATCGAGGGCGTCATTAACGGCCTTATGGCATGGATATACAAGGTGTTCGATATCGGCATGTGGTTCGACATATCGCTCGTGCCGCAGAACGTGTATTACATAGACACCATTCCGACGCAGATAAAGCCCGAATTTGTGGTGATGATAGCCGCGTTCGCCGTATTCCTTTCGACGGTCGCCGCGATATTCCCCTCGTGGCAGGCTTCGCGCATGAGACCGGTAGAGACGATACGCTATGAGTGA
- a CDS encoding cold-shock protein, producing the protein MPKGVVKWFNDKKGFGFIRKEDGSDVFVHYSGIQSDGFRTLSEGDNVEFEVENGDKGPRAVSVKVI; encoded by the coding sequence ATGCCTAAAGGTGTTGTGAAATGGTTCAACGACAAGAAAGGGTTCGGTTTCATCAGGAAGGAAGACGGAAGCGATGTATTCGTGCATTATTCCGGGATCCAGAGCGACGGTTTCAGGACACTGTCCGAGGGCGACAACGTGGAGTTCGAGGTGGAGAACGGCGATAAGGGGCCCCGAGCGGTCTCGGTGAAGGTTATATAA